GTGTACCAGTCGGAGCAGTAGGGGTGGATTTTGGGGCCGTCGCCAACCTTCTCGTGGTATGACAAAATTCGTTGTTGCACGTCCCAGAAGTTGGGAGTGGGATTGAGTCGCAGGTGAGGAATCCAGCTCAAACTGTAGGTCAGGACTGGAACAATCCCCAATGTTGTAATGATGGTAAAGGGGTTGAGTTGAGTCAGCTTGCGGAGGGGAGAAATAAATTGCTTACCGCTCGGTGTGAGGATGGGGTCGGGTGTGCCTCCCCAGAATTTAGTGATTAAGCGCATCCCCCAGGCTGTGAACCACAACAAATAAGCGCCAAACAAAAACCACAAGCCATTCCACTTGATGGCGGCAGAAGCTCCGAAACTAATTCCTGCTAGAATCAGCCACCACCAGCGTTTTGCGCCTCGCCGCTCTAGCGATCGCAAGACAAACCACTGCCCTAATAAGCCAAAGCTGATCAGATAGACGTTAACTAAGGCGTAACGAGACTCTACGAGAAATAGGCCATCTAGAGTGGAGAGGAAGCCTGCAATTAGGGCGTAGCTACGGCGACGGGTGAGCTGGTAAGCAATGCCCATGACGATTAAGGGGATGAACGACCCCACGAGGGCATTGAGCCAGCGGTAGCTGAAGGGGGACAGCAGCGAACCTGTGAGGGAGTTTTTGACGGCGTCTGCACCCCAGGGAGTTTGGTTGGCGAGCCAGATGCCAATGGCAATTAGGTATTTGCCTAGGGGTGGGTGCCCATCAAAAAAGGGCTTTTGTATTAGGTAGTTGTTGGCAAAGGTGGCGAAGTAAACTTCATCGAAAACGAGGGTGTTGAAGCGACTTAGGCCCCAAAACCGCAACGCGATCGCCAGTAGAAAAATTCCAACGGTGCCTAGAATGAACCAAAGCTGAGGCTGCTTGGACAACTGTTTAGACCAGGCCATAAACCAACTCTCAATCCCCTAACTTCCCTAACTTTTGCTACCTTGCTGTAAGGCTTAACCTATCGCAATGAACTTTGCTCCATCAACGATACGTCAAAAGCTACCCTCTCTTCCTACTTCACCCTGTCAGATTTTTGCCGCTGGATTGAGAAAAACAGTCACTAAAATCACACAGCAAGTTACTACTCTTTTTGACAGATGAAGGGCTGGGGGGAGTGAACCACACTAGACTCAGAAGTTGTTTGGAGATTCGATTTATGGCAACTAGCAATGGTGGAGCACAGGCAGTAAGCAACTTAGAATACGATTTGCTGACGGTGCTTCAAAATAAGTCTGAAGCCGTAAAAGCTTACGATTCCTATATTCAAGACGCTCAATCGACTGGATCGCAACCTTGTGCAGAGCTGTTCCAAAAGCTGCAACAAGAAGATATGCGTCAAGCCCAAGAAATTCGTCAGCACCTACAAGAAGTGATGCAAAAGGGCAAGATGTAGGCGATCGCGAAGCGTTGATCCACTCAACATTGCCCCTGAATGCTGGAACCTAATTTTGTCTTGACCCTCCTCAATTTGGGGAGGGTTTTGGTTAAAGGTTAAATAAAGCTTGCACTTGGGCCAAAGGTAATTGCCAAAGCCGCTCTGGTTGCCAAGTATCCGGGTCGAGGCGCGATCGCTGTCCGCGTTGGTAGGCTTGCTGTAGCCGTTCCCAAGGCATCTGCTTAAATTTTGGAGTTTGAGTTGGGGGAAGCTGCTGGTAGAGAACACGCAGCAGTCCTAGACCAATCAGAAAGTTAGTGGTGCTGAATTTGGCTCCAATCAGAAAGGCTTGCACTTCGGCTTCCCCGAGGGGGTCGCTGCCGTAGCCTGTCAGAATATGAATGCCGTCATGGAGTTGTTTGCGCCGAGAACCTGTAGTGAGTGGTGATAACCCATGTTGGTCTAGAAAATCGGCCCAAACTCGGCCAAAGGTGCCCGCAGGTAGCGATCGCAGAGTTGGCAGGTTCACAATGGTTGAGACGTTGCGCCCTCGTAGCTCAGCAATGCGATCGATTAATTTGAAAAATCTTTCGACTTTAGGATTAGAGGCGGGTGCGGCAGCAGCTTGGGTATTCATGGTTGTGTTCCAGTTTGTGTTCCAGAGATTGTCGGCTTAGCGATTCAGAGGCGAACCAGCGATCGCCCCTGGCAAAATCAACGAAGGTTTAAGAGTTCAGAGCGCTTAACAATCCAACTTGCAGGGCTAGAGTGCCTAGGAGCTATTACTGTTGCCCTTGCCGTCTTTGCTGTCGAGCTTGTTTCAACTCATTCAGCTTTTGCCGCTGCTCTTCGGTTAGTACTGATTCCATGCGCTGACGGGAGGCTTGCTTAATTTCCTGGATGCGAGTTTGTTGCTCGGCTGAGAGGTTGAGGTTGGCAAACGGGCCTCTGCGTTCTCTGGCTTGTCCTTGTGGTCTAGCTTGCCCTTCTTGCCCTTGGGCTCCGGCTGCCTGTCTTTCGGCTTTCGCGGCTTGCCGTTGAGCCTTGGCTGCTTCCAGTTGTTGCCGTTGCTCGGCGGTCAAAACCTGCTCCATTGCAGCTTTCGTTTCTTGGTGAATTTGCTGCATCTGCGCTTTTTGTTCCGCAGTTAGGTTAAGGGCGTTCATCCCCTTCATGCCTTTCATCATGCGGGAACCGCTTTGGCTCGGTGTGCCTGTGTTGGACTGTGCCTGAACGACTTGGTTTGCGAGTGGAGCAGCTAGCGTCAGGGCGATCGCGCCAGCCAAAAGCGGCATCAATTTCAGTTTCATAGTAGAAATCGTTTGTGAGGTAACTCAGTCAACCGTGGATGACCCAATCATAGAAAGTTGACCTCGCTTCCGCCTGAGGAGAAGGTCATGAAGATCAGCGTGACTAAAGTCATGGGTGACGCAGTTAGGCTCAGGAGTAAAGTTCTCTCCTGTAGTAGGTGCCAGTTGGCTCAGCGGGATCTAAGGTCAGATTAGGCGGGGCCAGC
This region of Trichocoleus desertorum NBK24 genomic DNA includes:
- a CDS encoding Coq4 family protein; the protein is MNTQAAAAPASNPKVERFFKLIDRIAELRGRNVSTIVNLPTLRSLPAGTFGRVWADFLDQHGLSPLTTGSRRKQLHDGIHILTGYGSDPLGEAEVQAFLIGAKFSTTNFLIGLGLLRVLYQQLPPTQTPKFKQMPWERLQQAYQRGQRSRLDPDTWQPERLWQLPLAQVQALFNL
- a CDS encoding dolichyl-phosphate-mannose--protein mannosyltransferase; this translates as MAWSKQLSKQPQLWFILGTVGIFLLAIALRFWGLSRFNTLVFDEVYFATFANNYLIQKPFFDGHPPLGKYLIAIGIWLANQTPWGADAVKNSLTGSLLSPFSYRWLNALVGSFIPLIVMGIAYQLTRRRSYALIAGFLSTLDGLFLVESRYALVNVYLISFGLLGQWFVLRSLERRGAKRWWWLILAGISFGASAAIKWNGLWFLFGAYLLWFTAWGMRLITKFWGGTPDPILTPSGKQFISPLRKLTQLNPFTIITTLGIVPVLTYSLSWIPHLRLNPTPNFWDVQQRILSYHEKVGDGPKIHPYCSDWYTWLFMQRPILYFYETAQNTSDIVPAKPSLPQSAVKLVYDIHAMGNPVLWWLSTAGILLVMWMLGKRFYNWVQQTDAADAIAGIPNQAPTQAIAAPPPPHQATRSFTESITSSIDLWIGVYLVANYGANLIPWMRVSRCTFLYHYMGASVFSLLAIAWLIDRWLHSRQYWFRIAGVTAIFLTIMAFIFWLPFYLGLPLSPTEWQLRRWLPTW